A window of the Nisaea acidiphila genome harbors these coding sequences:
- the trmB gene encoding tRNA (guanosine(46)-N7)-methyltransferase TrmB gives MPPGKDIPKDIVQRDRVFYGRRRGRRLRAGMEALLEERLPELLVELPGTPDAMLDPRTLFPPETRGIWLEIGFGGGEHLAAQAEANPDVGFIGSEPFMNGVASLLRHCEDRGLSNVRIYPDDVRDLLAVLPDGCLDRIAVLFADPWPKKRHHPRRIIQHGTIADFHRLLKPGGELRLATDDMGYLRWMLARATAHRGFRWLARGPQDWRLRPEDWPETRYEAKARAQGRQPAFMRFERLDTGG, from the coding sequence GTGCCCCCGGGCAAGGACATTCCGAAAGACATCGTACAGCGCGACCGCGTCTTCTATGGCAGAAGGCGCGGTCGGCGCTTGCGCGCGGGTATGGAAGCGCTTCTGGAGGAGCGCCTTCCGGAGCTCCTTGTGGAGCTGCCGGGCACGCCGGACGCGATGCTTGATCCCCGGACATTGTTTCCGCCGGAAACGCGGGGGATCTGGCTCGAGATCGGCTTCGGCGGCGGCGAACACCTCGCGGCCCAGGCCGAGGCCAACCCGGATGTTGGTTTTATCGGCTCGGAACCCTTCATGAACGGTGTGGCGAGCCTGCTCCGACATTGCGAGGACCGCGGCCTTTCGAATGTCCGGATCTATCCGGACGATGTGCGCGACCTGCTTGCGGTTCTGCCGGACGGCTGTCTTGACCGGATTGCTGTACTTTTCGCCGATCCCTGGCCGAAAAAGCGCCACCATCCGCGCCGCATCATCCAGCACGGGACGATCGCCGACTTCCATCGCCTGCTGAAACCGGGCGGGGAGCTGAGACTGGCGACAGACGACATGGGTTATTTGCGCTGGATGCTGGCGCGGGCGACCGCGCACCGTGGTTTCCGTTGGCTTGCCCGGGGACCGCAGGACTGGCGGCTGCGGCCGGAAGATTGGCCGGAGACACGCTACGAAGCGAAAGCGCGCGCGCAGGGACGGCAACCGGCCTTCATGCGGTTCGAGCGTCTCGATACCGGCGGTTGA
- the lnt gene encoding apolipoprotein N-acyltransferase produces MSTAAAAARLGAGARTSINRLAALTGIRNLAVMAASGAVAALALPPFGLLPAIFAFAPLMLSVERRQSWGGAFATGWAFAFGHHVAGLYWISNALLVDGDRFAWAVPFAAAGLPAGLALYGGLAALLYFRLQPRGWLRAPAFAGAWSLAEILRGTVATGFPWNLPASAWTFSDALMQPLALFGAYGYGFFVLLFAFSPLMLLRRGSGRTERWVGAGCLLLPVVFAGYGVWRLDSASEPDASAPTVRVVQGNVPQRDKWKPDMLRGHLAKYAMLTRLGRADAMPAGIAELPPPRLVVWPETAVPYALNREPELAAYLGSLLRVPGGLLMTGAPLREPVGGDANKSRNFNAVVSLDPAGAMAARHDKFHLVPFGEYVPFSEWLPLGPVVRTGSGFTAGTGPGSFAYPGLPRIGALICYEVIFPGAVTASGGPRPELLVNVTNDAWFGASSGPYQHLAAARMRAVEEGIPVIRAANTGISAVIDAYGRIRVSLPLEETGTIDSSLPAALPSKTPYARVRNSTAILLGFLPLLAVFLRRSV; encoded by the coding sequence GTGAGCACGGCGGCGGCCGCCGCCCGGCTGGGCGCGGGCGCCCGGACAAGCATAAACCGGCTGGCGGCCCTGACCGGGATTCGCAATCTGGCGGTCATGGCGGCGTCGGGCGCCGTCGCCGCGCTCGCGCTGCCGCCGTTCGGACTGCTTCCCGCGATTTTTGCGTTTGCGCCCCTGATGCTTTCGGTCGAGCGGCGGCAGAGTTGGGGCGGAGCCTTCGCGACGGGCTGGGCTTTCGCGTTCGGTCACCATGTCGCGGGGCTCTACTGGATCTCCAACGCGCTCTTGGTCGATGGCGACAGGTTTGCGTGGGCGGTACCTTTCGCGGCAGCCGGTCTTCCGGCAGGACTGGCGCTTTATGGCGGTCTCGCGGCACTGCTGTATTTCCGTCTCCAGCCGCGCGGCTGGCTCCGCGCACCGGCGTTCGCCGGCGCCTGGAGCCTTGCAGAGATATTGCGTGGAACTGTCGCGACCGGATTTCCCTGGAATTTGCCGGCGTCGGCCTGGACCTTTTCCGATGCCCTGATGCAGCCGTTGGCGCTGTTCGGTGCCTACGGATACGGTTTTTTCGTTTTGTTGTTCGCATTCTCGCCTCTGATGCTACTGCGCCGAGGCAGCGGCCGCACCGAACGGTGGGTCGGCGCCGGCTGCCTTTTGCTGCCCGTGGTGTTTGCCGGCTACGGCGTGTGGCGGCTCGATAGCGCATCGGAACCGGATGCGTCGGCGCCGACGGTTCGCGTCGTGCAGGGAAATGTTCCGCAGAGGGACAAATGGAAACCGGATATGCTCCGGGGGCATCTCGCGAAATATGCGATGCTGACTCGTCTCGGCCGGGCGGATGCAATGCCGGCGGGAATAGCGGAATTGCCCCCGCCGCGCCTCGTCGTCTGGCCCGAGACCGCGGTGCCCTACGCGCTCAACCGCGAGCCTGAACTCGCCGCTTATCTCGGTTCGCTGCTTCGCGTGCCTGGCGGCTTGCTGATGACCGGGGCGCCGTTGCGCGAACCGGTCGGTGGCGATGCGAATAAATCCCGCAATTTCAATGCGGTTGTTAGTCTGGATCCTGCCGGGGCGATGGCCGCGAGGCACGATAAATTTCACCTAGTACCTTTTGGGGAATACGTCCCTTTCAGCGAATGGTTGCCGCTCGGTCCTGTGGTGAGGACCGGAAGCGGCTTCACGGCCGGGACCGGGCCGGGAAGTTTCGCATATCCCGGGCTGCCGCGGATCGGTGCCCTGATCTGTTACGAGGTGATCTTTCCCGGGGCCGTCACGGCATCGGGCGGACCGCGGCCGGAACTGCTGGTCAATGTGACGAACGATGCCTGGTTCGGCGCCAGTTCAGGGCCTTACCAGCATCTGGCCGCCGCGCGTATGCGAGCGGTGGAAGAGGGCATTCCTGTGATCCGGGCGGCGAATACCGGCATCTCCGCTGTGATCGACGCCTATGGCCGCATCAGGGTCTCTTTGCCTCTTGAGGAAACCGGTACGATCGACAGTTCGTTGCCGGCGGCCCTGCCGAGTAAAACGCCCTATGCGCGCGTCCGTAATTCCACCGCGATACTTCTCGGCTTTCTGCCGCTTTTGGCTGTTTTTCTGCGCCGCTCCGTCTAG
- the metK gene encoding methionine adenosyltransferase gives MTQSDYEFTSESVSEGHPDKVCDRISDTVVDMFLAADPLSRVACETLATTDKVILAGEVRGPASVTKDAIVESAREAIRDIGYDQEGFSWKTADIDVLLHEQSTDIAMGVDAAGNKDEGAGDQGIMFGYACRETDALMPAPIHFSHQILKSMAEARKSGAEKGFGPDSKSQVTLQYANGMPVRATSVVVSTQHDEDMDQDEIRELVRGHVLKVLPEGWMCPEDHFYVNPTGRFVIGGPVGDAGLTGRKIIVDTYGGAAPHGGGAFSGKDPTKVDRSAAYAARWVSKNVVAAGLADKCTIQVSYAIGVSHPLSIYFETYNTGKVDEAKLASVIREMVDLSPRGIRERLALSNPIYRPTSAYGHFGREDGGDGHFTWEKLDLVDELKSAFA, from the coding sequence TTGACTCAATCCGACTACGAATTCACTAGCGAATCCGTTTCCGAAGGACATCCGGACAAGGTCTGTGACCGGATATCCGACACCGTCGTCGACATGTTCCTGGCAGCGGATCCGTTAAGCCGTGTCGCTTGTGAGACGCTGGCCACAACCGACAAGGTCATCCTTGCCGGCGAGGTCCGCGGACCGGCATCAGTCACAAAGGATGCGATTGTCGAGTCCGCCCGCGAGGCGATCCGCGACATCGGCTACGATCAGGAAGGATTCAGCTGGAAGACGGCTGATATCGACGTTCTGCTGCACGAGCAGTCGACGGATATCGCGATGGGCGTCGACGCGGCCGGCAACAAGGACGAAGGCGCGGGCGACCAGGGCATCATGTTCGGCTATGCCTGCCGCGAGACGGACGCGCTGATGCCGGCGCCGATCCATTTCTCGCACCAGATCCTGAAATCCATGGCCGAGGCGCGCAAGTCCGGAGCCGAGAAAGGCTTCGGGCCCGACTCCAAGAGCCAGGTGACGCTGCAATATGCGAACGGCATGCCGGTTCGCGCCACCTCCGTCGTGGTTTCGACCCAGCATGACGAAGACATGGATCAGGACGAGATCCGCGAGCTGGTCCGGGGCCATGTACTGAAGGTTCTCCCCGAAGGCTGGATGTGCCCCGAGGACCATTTCTACGTGAACCCGACCGGCCGCTTCGTCATCGGCGGTCCGGTCGGCGATGCCGGCCTCACCGGGCGCAAGATTATCGTCGACACTTATGGCGGCGCCGCGCCGCATGGCGGCGGTGCGTTCTCCGGCAAGGATCCGACCAAGGTCGACCGCTCGGCGGCCTATGCCGCGCGCTGGGTTTCGAAGAACGTCGTCGCGGCCGGTCTTGCCGACAAATGCACCATCCAGGTGTCCTATGCCATCGGCGTGTCGCACCCGCTCTCGATCTATTTCGAGACCTATAACACCGGCAAGGTGGACGAGGCGAAACTGGCCTCCGTCATCCGCGAGATGGTCGATCTCTCGCCGCGCGGTATCCGCGAGCGGCTCGCGCTCAGCAACCCGATCTACAGGCCGACCTCGGCCTATGGCCATTTCGGCCGCGAGGATGGTGGGGACGGGCACTTCACCTGGGAAAAGCTCGATCTCGTCGACGAGCTGAAGAGCGCTTTCGCTTAA
- the rimP gene encoding ribosome maturation factor RimP — MTQQLTERIAAMIGPSIESMGYDLVRVSFTGGKRAVLQIMAERTDRNQMTVDDCADISRAISLILDVEDPISGEYNLEVSSPGIDRPLVRPEDYNRFAGFEAKIELEVAVDGRKRFRGEVLGAADDGTVAIEQDGERLSFPFASVRTAKLVLTDALIDAAERGEI, encoded by the coding sequence GTGACGCAGCAGCTGACCGAGCGGATTGCCGCGATGATTGGCCCTTCGATCGAGTCGATGGGATACGACCTCGTCCGGGTGAGTTTCACCGGCGGGAAGAGGGCGGTCCTGCAGATCATGGCCGAGCGCACCGACCGGAACCAGATGACGGTCGATGACTGCGCCGATATCAGCCGCGCCATCTCGCTGATCCTCGATGTCGAGGACCCGATCTCCGGGGAATACAATCTGGAGGTCAGTTCGCCCGGCATCGACCGGCCGCTGGTGCGGCCCGAGGATTACAACCGGTTCGCCGGCTTCGAGGCCAAGATCGAGCTCGAGGTTGCGGTGGACGGGCGCAAGCGGTTCCGGGGCGAAGTGCTCGGGGCCGCGGATGACGGAACCGTGGCGATCGAGCAGGACGGGGAGCGGCTGAGCTTTCCCTTCGCTTCGGTCCGCACGGCGAAACTGGTTTTGACCGATGCTCTGATCGACGCCGCCGAGCGCGGCGAGATCTGA
- a CDS encoding hemolysin family protein: MSANSENRQAAAEEAAVPAVEPVDAPERRDPSWGPLKQIMKAFKIKRNGGASVRDALEELIEVDGAGKPGEDLAIDPHERALIRNILGLRDITARDVMVPRADITGVAIDTSLNDLVSDMVKDAHSRVPVYRETLDDVVGMVHMKDVLAHIHAGKDVPLSSLLREVLFVSPSIRAMDLLQEMRLTRRHLALVVDEFGGVDGLITIEDLVEEIVGDIVDEHDVDEGPKIVMVGPDTAIADARAEIEEFEELFGEVLDEEEREEIDTLGGLVFSLAGRVAARGELLTHPAGLEFEVLEGDSRRIKRIRIHRVQPDGSQLPEAAS, encoded by the coding sequence ATGAGCGCCAATTCGGAGAACCGTCAGGCGGCGGCTGAGGAAGCGGCGGTTCCCGCGGTCGAGCCCGTCGATGCGCCGGAGCGGCGCGATCCGTCCTGGGGGCCGCTGAAGCAGATCATGAAAGCTTTCAAGATCAAACGGAACGGCGGCGCGTCGGTGCGCGACGCGCTGGAAGAACTGATCGAGGTCGACGGCGCGGGCAAACCCGGCGAGGACCTCGCCATCGATCCGCATGAGCGGGCGCTGATCCGGAACATCCTCGGCCTCCGCGACATCACCGCGCGCGACGTCATGGTGCCCCGGGCCGATATCACCGGCGTCGCGATCGATACTTCGTTGAACGATCTCGTATCGGACATGGTGAAGGATGCGCATAGCCGCGTGCCGGTCTATCGCGAAACCCTCGATGACGTCGTGGGCATGGTCCATATGAAGGATGTGCTCGCCCATATCCATGCCGGAAAGGACGTTCCGCTCAGCTCTCTGCTGCGCGAGGTGCTGTTCGTCTCGCCCTCGATCCGCGCGATGGATCTGTTGCAGGAGATGCGGCTGACCCGGCGTCACCTGGCGCTCGTCGTGGACGAGTTCGGCGGGGTCGACGGCCTGATCACGATCGAGGACCTGGTCGAGGAAATCGTCGGCGATATCGTTGACGAACACGACGTGGACGAGGGACCGAAGATCGTCATGGTCGGCCCGGATACAGCCATTGCCGACGCGCGCGCCGAGATCGAGGAGTTCGAAGAGCTTTTCGGCGAGGTGCTGGACGAGGAGGAGCGCGAGGAGATCGACACGCTCGGCGGCCTGGTCTTTTCGCTGGCCGGACGGGTCGCCGCCCGCGGCGAGCTGCTGACCCACCCTGCGGGCCTCGAATTCGAAGTGCTTGAAGGGGATTCGCGCAGGATCAAGCGCATCCGGATCCACCGGGTGCAGCCGGACGGATCGCAATTGCCCGAGGCCGCTTCGTGA
- the nusA gene encoding transcription termination factor NusA — METATQPKLELIQVADVVAREKGIERDEVLEAMEQAIQKAGRSKYGHDHDIRANIDRTSGAIELVRVTEVVDEVEDEMTQITAAAAQKRDPALKVGDLIVDPLPPIDFGRIAAQTAKQVIVQKVREAERARQYEEFKDRVGEIVNGIVKRVEFGNVTIDLGRAEAVLRRDELLPRESFRNGDRVRAYIYDVREEPRGPQIFLSRTHPQFMANLFKQEVPEIYDGIIEIKSVARDPGSRAKIAVISYDGSIDPVGACVGMRGSRVQAVVGELQGEKIDIIPWSDDPATFVVNGLAPAEVSKVVLDEEQRRIEVVVPDDQLSLAIGRRGQNVRLASILTGWDIDILTEAEESERRQEEFKTRSKTFIDSLDIDDVIAHLLVAEGFTSVDEIAYSPLEDLMGIEGFDADIAEELQNRALAFAEAERNRLQDRSAELCVAEDLLAFEGLALANIVALAEQGVKTLDDLADLAGDELIEMLPDAGLDQNTANDVIMAARAHWFEDEESEDGAADADAEAGEAHDETPAT, encoded by the coding sequence ATGGAAACGGCAACCCAACCCAAGCTTGAACTGATTCAAGTCGCCGATGTCGTTGCGCGCGAAAAAGGCATCGAGCGCGACGAGGTCCTTGAGGCGATGGAGCAGGCGATTCAGAAAGCCGGCCGCTCCAAATACGGCCACGATCACGATATCCGGGCCAATATCGATCGCACCAGCGGCGCCATCGAACTGGTCCGCGTGACCGAGGTGGTCGACGAGGTCGAGGACGAGATGACCCAGATCACGGCCGCCGCCGCGCAGAAGCGGGATCCGGCGCTGAAGGTCGGCGATCTCATCGTCGACCCTCTGCCACCGATCGATTTCGGCCGTATCGCCGCGCAGACCGCCAAGCAGGTGATCGTGCAGAAGGTGCGAGAGGCCGAGCGGGCCCGCCAGTACGAAGAATTCAAGGACCGCGTCGGCGAGATCGTCAACGGCATCGTCAAGCGCGTCGAGTTCGGCAATGTCACCATCGATCTCGGCCGGGCCGAGGCGGTGCTGCGGCGCGACGAGTTGCTGCCGCGGGAAAGTTTCCGCAACGGCGACCGTGTCCGCGCCTATATCTACGATGTGCGCGAGGAACCGCGGGGCCCGCAGATCTTCCTTTCCCGCACCCATCCGCAATTCATGGCCAACCTGTTCAAGCAGGAAGTGCCGGAGATCTACGACGGCATCATTGAGATCAAGTCGGTTGCCCGCGATCCGGGCAGCCGCGCGAAGATCGCGGTGATCTCCTATGACGGCAGCATCGATCCGGTCGGCGCCTGCGTCGGCATGCGCGGCTCGCGCGTGCAGGCCGTGGTCGGCGAACTGCAGGGCGAAAAGATCGACATCATTCCCTGGTCTGACGATCCGGCGACCTTCGTGGTCAACGGTCTGGCCCCGGCCGAGGTCAGCAAGGTGGTTCTGGACGAGGAGCAGCGCCGCATCGAAGTCGTGGTGCCGGACGATCAGCTCAGCCTCGCCATCGGGCGCCGCGGTCAGAATGTGCGGCTCGCCTCGATCCTCACCGGCTGGGATATCGACATCCTGACCGAGGCCGAGGAATCCGAGCGCCGTCAGGAAGAGTTCAAGACCCGGTCGAAGACCTTCATCGACTCCCTCGATATCGACGATGTGATTGCGCATCTGCTGGTTGCGGAAGGCTTCACGTCGGTCGACGAGATCGCCTATTCGCCGCTTGAGGACCTCATGGGGATCGAAGGCTTCGATGCCGACATCGCCGAGGAACTGCAGAACCGCGCGCTGGCTTTTGCGGAGGCCGAGCGCAACCGTCTGCAGGATCGCAGCGCCGAGCTCTGCGTGGCCGAAGACCTGCTGGCTTTCGAGGGCCTTGCGCTCGCCAATATCGTGGCGCTGGCTGAGCAGGGCGTGAAGACGCTCGACGATCTGGCCGATCTGGCCGGTGACGAGTTGATCGAGATGCTGCCGGACGCGGGTCTCGACCAGAATACGGCAAACGA
- a CDS encoding helix-turn-helix domain-containing protein encodes MRRTLLGISQEKLGQALGLTFQQVQKYERGANRIGASRLYDLSRVLEVPVNFFFEEMSEEVQDQSPGRLFEKEREPEAYQLPDDPMNRRETLELVRAYYRIADPEARRRLFDLMRSIANSFDGEDSE; translated from the coding sequence ATGCGCCGCACACTTCTCGGGATTAGCCAGGAGAAGCTCGGCCAGGCGCTCGGCCTGACCTTTCAGCAGGTACAAAAATACGAGCGCGGGGCCAATCGTATCGGCGCGAGCCGACTGTACGATCTGAGTCGGGTGCTCGAGGTTCCGGTCAACTTCTTCTTCGAGGAAATGTCGGAGGAAGTACAGGACCAGTCCCCTGGCCGTCTCTTCGAGAAAGAGCGGGAACCCGAGGCATACCAGCTGCCGGACGACCCGATGAACCGGCGCGAGACTCTTGAGCTTGTGCGTGCATATTACCGGATTGCGGACCCCGAGGCGCGCCGGCGGCTGTTCGACCTCATGCGCTCCATCGCAAACAGTTTCGACGGCGAAGACTCGGAATAG
- a CDS encoding PhoH family protein, whose product MSITTEATDVIQLEFADHDLLPALLGDHDRNLARLEQKLQVSLSCFGNKVTIEGDADAATKAQSALTSLYRRLEGDRDAGKKLKALDIGTVDAAVKWAQSEDGVANGSSGFNDRSAFVPTWKRAIQPRSPNQHRYIQALSQDELVLGLGPAGTGKTYLAVAMAVSMLMERKVERLILSRPAVEAGERLGFLPGDMKDKVDPYLRPLYDALYDMMPGEQVERRLAAGEIEVAPLAFMRGRTLANSYIILDEAQNTTPTQMKMFLTRLGENSKMAITGDPSQIDLPFGAKSGLVDAMGVLGRISGVSVVEFSARDVVRHPLVTKIVNAYNDRESARLDDGAKD is encoded by the coding sequence TTGAGCATCACGACCGAGGCTACCGACGTCATCCAGCTGGAATTCGCCGATCACGATCTCTTGCCGGCTCTGCTCGGCGACCACGACCGGAACCTCGCCCGTCTCGAGCAGAAGCTCCAGGTCTCGCTCTCCTGTTTCGGGAACAAGGTCACGATCGAGGGCGATGCGGACGCGGCGACCAAGGCTCAGTCGGCCCTGACCTCGCTCTACCGACGCCTCGAGGGCGACCGGGATGCCGGCAAGAAACTCAAGGCTCTCGATATCGGCACGGTCGACGCGGCGGTGAAGTGGGCCCAGAGCGAGGACGGCGTCGCCAACGGCAGCAGCGGGTTCAACGACCGCTCGGCCTTCGTTCCGACCTGGAAACGGGCGATTCAGCCGCGTTCGCCGAACCAGCATCGCTATATCCAGGCGCTGTCCCAGGACGAGCTAGTTCTCGGCCTGGGTCCGGCGGGTACGGGCAAGACCTATCTCGCTGTCGCCATGGCGGTCTCCATGTTGATGGAGCGCAAGGTCGAGCGTCTGATCCTGTCGCGGCCGGCGGTCGAGGCCGGAGAACGGCTCGGCTTCCTGCCTGGCGACATGAAGGACAAGGTCGACCCGTATTTGCGCCCGCTCTACGATGCGCTCTACGATATGATGCCGGGCGAGCAGGTCGAGCGACGTCTGGCGGCCGGCGAGATCGAGGTCGCGCCGCTCGCCTTCATGCGCGGGCGGACCCTGGCAAACTCCTACATCATTCTCGACGAGGCGCAGAACACCACGCCGACGCAGATGAAGATGTTCCTGACTCGTCTCGGGGAGAATTCGAAGATGGCGATCACCGGCGATCCCTCGCAGATCGATCTGCCGTTCGGCGCCAAATCCGGTCTTGTGGATGCCATGGGCGTGCTCGGCCGGATCTCCGGCGTCAGTGTCGTCGAATTTTCCGCCCGCGACGTTGTGCGTCACCCGCTGGTGACCAAAATCGTCAATGCTTACAATGATCGTGAATCCGCCCGTCTCGACGATGGGGCGAAGGATTAG
- the ybeY gene encoding rRNA maturation RNase YbeY: MAEQDPPEDPEQPDSHLDIAVAVPNPAWTEALPDAEAICVSSAAAAIGKPQRPTEVSIVLSSDADVRDLNRDFRGKDKPTNVLSFPSGLASGVGGTDMLGDVILAFETVAMEAERDGKTLDSHLRHLVVHGVLHLLGFDHETDEEASAMEGREIEILAAFGIRDPYSPIVEPVR, from the coding sequence GTGGCTGAACAGGATCCGCCGGAGGACCCGGAGCAACCGGACTCTCATCTAGATATTGCCGTCGCCGTGCCGAACCCGGCCTGGACCGAGGCGCTGCCCGATGCCGAGGCGATCTGCGTGTCCAGCGCGGCCGCCGCGATCGGCAAGCCTCAAAGGCCGACGGAAGTCAGTATCGTCCTTTCCTCCGATGCGGATGTCCGGGACCTCAACCGGGATTTCCGTGGAAAGGACAAGCCGACCAACGTGCTGTCCTTTCCCTCCGGACTTGCATCCGGTGTTGGCGGGACCGATATGCTGGGCGACGTGATACTCGCCTTCGAAACGGTCGCCATGGAAGCGGAACGGGACGGCAAGACGCTGGATTCCCATCTGAGACATCTTGTCGTGCACGGCGTTCTGCATCTTCTCGGCTTTGATCACGAGACCGACGAAGAGGCCTCGGCAATGGAAGGGCGCGAGATCGAGATCCTTGCCGCTTTCGGTATCCGTGACCCCTACAGCCCCATCGTGGAGCCGGTTCGATGA